A window of the Corallococcus soli genome harbors these coding sequences:
- a CDS encoding type II secretion system protein GspJ has protein sequence MRRHARGFTLMEIMVAVSITALMGTVVAMAFQTGINAKEVVEGEAERYRMVRVSLNRMAREIGSAYVSDRYDLRRFRDQNDRPTNFVGERDKLLFTTFSHQRLYTDVKESDQAVVEYFVENSTERATRQRLDLKRRVNPNVGERMDRGGTTDVLFEGVKSVEFAYWDSEKKEWDDEWDTRRTEKKSILPTRVRITVVALDESGKEARYTTQTRIVLNTELPRFN, from the coding sequence ATGAGACGGCACGCACGCGGCTTCACGCTGATGGAGATCATGGTCGCGGTGTCCATCACCGCGCTCATGGGCACCGTCGTGGCCATGGCCTTCCAGACGGGCATCAACGCCAAGGAGGTGGTGGAGGGCGAGGCGGAGCGCTACCGCATGGTGCGCGTGTCGCTCAACCGCATGGCGCGGGAGATCGGCTCCGCCTACGTGAGCGACCGCTACGACCTGCGCCGCTTCCGCGACCAGAACGACCGGCCCACCAACTTCGTGGGCGAACGCGACAAGCTGCTCTTCACCACGTTTTCGCACCAGCGCCTGTACACGGACGTGAAGGAGTCCGACCAGGCGGTGGTGGAGTACTTCGTGGAGAACTCCACGGAGCGCGCCACGCGCCAGCGCCTGGACTTGAAGCGCCGGGTGAACCCCAACGTGGGTGAGCGAATGGACCGGGGCGGCACCACGGACGTGCTCTTCGAGGGCGTCAAGAGCGTGGAGTTCGCCTACTGGGATTCGGAGAAGAAGGAGTGGGATGACGAGTGGGACACGCGGCGCACGGAGAAGAAGTCCATCCTCCCCACGCGCGTGCGCATCACCGTCGTCGCCCTGGACGAGTCGGGCAAGGAGGCGCGCTACACCACGCAGACGCGCATCGTGCTCAACACGGAACTGCCGAGGTTCAACTGA
- a CDS encoding general secretion pathway protein GspK — MAPSFFRQVSRRRKQAPAAVQAPGALTTKAVRRDKRSRGVALIIAIVSIALLTVVATEFAYNSRVDLQLAANQRDEVRAYYMARSGLALGRLLMRFQKQVDQTPIPNPMAMLGQLGAMMGGGQAPGAAGQAFQPQSLNIQLWKLARVDCHMLKGLVKSEGAQVEDDSGGGTRSRLENDPVDVDPNFQMEDGDGAGGAAAQMASQMQRRSFGGFEGCFLATITDEEEKLNVMRLNTGGAEAQATAARMLDMLGDKRFEFLWQQDDANKVRSTPEETLIALKDWADEDPSQSALNRQDPTNPFAVGFADEGSPYSRYEPRYEVKNGRFDSLDELYRVHGVNDRFMAAFRDRLTVYPDINSKPNINTDDPIMLGLAIMSAADPNRPDPRLTDPVFLNELISRIRAARMFSFFGMSVQDFLGVVEQAGIAVNPLIKGNVAQNRYLGDKSKTFTIKSVGEAGSVQKTLTAVIRLDDGLGKLVYYREE; from the coding sequence ATGGCCCCCTCCTTCTTCCGGCAGGTGTCCCGCCGTCGCAAGCAGGCCCCGGCCGCCGTCCAGGCCCCGGGCGCGCTGACCACGAAGGCCGTGCGCCGCGACAAGCGCTCGCGCGGCGTGGCGCTCATCATCGCCATCGTCTCCATCGCGCTGCTCACGGTGGTGGCCACGGAGTTCGCGTACAACAGCCGGGTGGACCTGCAGCTGGCGGCCAACCAGCGTGATGAAGTGCGCGCCTACTACATGGCCCGCTCGGGCCTGGCGCTGGGGCGGCTGTTGATGCGCTTCCAGAAGCAGGTGGACCAGACGCCCATCCCCAACCCCATGGCCATGCTGGGCCAGCTGGGCGCGATGATGGGCGGGGGCCAGGCGCCCGGCGCCGCGGGGCAGGCGTTCCAGCCGCAGTCGCTCAACATCCAGCTGTGGAAGCTGGCGCGGGTGGACTGCCACATGCTCAAGGGGCTGGTGAAGAGCGAAGGCGCGCAGGTGGAGGACGACAGCGGCGGCGGCACCCGGAGCCGGCTGGAGAATGATCCGGTGGACGTGGACCCGAACTTCCAGATGGAGGACGGGGACGGTGCGGGCGGCGCGGCCGCGCAGATGGCGTCGCAGATGCAGCGCCGGTCCTTCGGCGGCTTCGAGGGCTGCTTCCTGGCGACCATCACCGACGAGGAGGAGAAGCTCAACGTCATGCGCCTGAACACCGGCGGCGCGGAGGCGCAGGCCACCGCGGCGCGCATGCTGGACATGCTCGGCGACAAGCGCTTCGAATTCCTCTGGCAGCAGGACGACGCGAACAAGGTGCGCTCCACGCCGGAGGAGACCCTCATCGCGCTGAAGGACTGGGCGGACGAGGACCCCTCGCAGTCGGCGCTCAACCGCCAGGACCCCACGAACCCCTTCGCCGTGGGCTTCGCGGACGAGGGCTCCCCCTACAGCCGCTACGAGCCGCGCTACGAGGTCAAGAACGGGCGCTTCGACAGCCTGGACGAGCTGTACCGCGTCCACGGCGTCAACGACCGCTTCATGGCGGCCTTCCGCGACCGGCTCACGGTGTATCCGGACATCAACTCCAAGCCGAACATCAACACCGACGACCCCATCATGCTGGGGCTGGCCATCATGTCCGCGGCGGACCCGAACCGTCCGGACCCGCGCCTGACGGATCCGGTGTTCCTCAACGAGCTCATCAGCCGCATCCGCGCCGCGCGCATGTTCAGCTTCTTCGGCATGTCGGTGCAGGACTTCCTGGGCGTGGTGGAGCAGGCGGGCATCGCGGTCAACCCGCTCATCAAGGGCAACGTCGCGCAGAACCGCTACCTGGGCGACAAGAGCAAGACATTCACCATCAAGTCCGTGGGAGAAGCGGGCAGCGTCCAGAAGACGCTCACCGCGGTCATCCGCCTGGACGACGGGCTGGGCAAGCTCGTGTATTACAGAGAGGAATAG
- a CDS encoding prepilin-type N-terminal cleavage/methylation domain-containing protein: protein MSPRPARRRGAPRGLTLIEITIAIAIAAVLFAAVTVGIGALTGAKAKGSATELAGVIRSLYDSAALSGKTCRLVFVIPDPKREEPTKYHAECAAGGITTARDRDNALREDERDREQAARSGGGQDDRKNYMRSDNASPSAQELMEQEKTRIESQSTFSAHTAEEISPRELPSGVAVSVWTRHQREPVESGVAYLYFFPQGYTEKAMVFLRQGDNAWTLDVSPLTGKVNIASEALEVPRT, encoded by the coding sequence ATGTCCCCTCGTCCTGCCCGCCGCCGGGGTGCGCCCCGCGGTCTGACGCTGATTGAGATCACCATCGCCATCGCCATCGCGGCCGTGCTGTTCGCGGCGGTGACGGTGGGCATCGGCGCGCTCACCGGGGCCAAGGCGAAGGGCAGCGCGACGGAGCTCGCGGGCGTCATCCGCTCGCTCTACGACTCGGCGGCGCTCAGCGGCAAGACGTGCCGGCTGGTGTTCGTCATCCCGGACCCGAAGCGCGAGGAGCCCACGAAGTACCACGCCGAATGCGCCGCGGGCGGCATCACCACCGCGCGCGACCGGGACAACGCGCTGCGCGAGGACGAGCGCGACCGGGAGCAGGCGGCGCGCAGCGGCGGTGGACAGGATGACCGCAAGAACTACATGCGCTCGGACAATGCGTCACCGTCCGCGCAGGAGCTGATGGAGCAGGAGAAGACGCGCATTGAATCCCAGTCCACCTTCTCCGCGCACACCGCGGAGGAAATCTCTCCGCGCGAGCTGCCGTCGGGCGTGGCGGTGTCGGTGTGGACGCGCCATCAGCGCGAGCCGGTGGAGAGCGGCGTCGCCTACCTCTACTTCTTCCCGCAGGGGTACACGGAGAAGGCCATGGTGTTCCTGCGCCAGGGCGACAACGCGTGGACGCTGGACGTGTCACCCCTCACGGGCAAGGTGAACATCGCATCCGAGGCGCTGGAGGTGCCCCGCACATGA
- the gspE gene encoding type II secretion system ATPase GspE, producing MNLTADPTTLQAADASTDGVGGRNDSTQVVAHGQAYLCGRPLGEILRALVPALTPEKIQEALTAQPEKGLRLGEILVGMKAVTDEDVARALGHQLDLPYLQRIFTEEVDADLVKRIPINFARQTKLLPLSMEGDEVILAVADPLDTAALDHARLLLGQSIQPRIAMASTIVDAINSVYDRSVNETADLVDEMETTEDLDSLAHELEEPKDLLDADDEAPVIRLVNSVLFRAAKERASDIHIEPMERELLVRFRIDGVLQEVIKPPKRYQNSIIARVKVMGQLNIAEKRLPQDGRIRIKLAGRDIDIRLSTTPTSFGERIVMRLLDKTATLLDLAEIGMSQQVLESMQSVIKRSHGIVLVTGPTGSGKTTTLYGALSKINTSDLNILTVEDPVEYQLKGIGQMAIAPKIGLTFAQGLRSFLRQDPDVIMVGEIRDKETAEIAIQASLTGHLVLSTVHTNDAAGAVTRLVDMGVQPFLVASSLTGILAQRLVRRVCPDCRAPYTPTDADLKELGFTFKSFKERFNTDRIYKAVGCPSCNRNGYRGRSGIYEFLFVDDDVRQLVLKNVDASTIKKSALAKGMITLLDDGVRKIALGETTIAEVLSITQEDI from the coding sequence ATGAACCTGACCGCCGACCCCACGACCCTTCAAGCCGCCGACGCGTCCACCGACGGTGTGGGCGGCCGCAACGACTCCACCCAGGTCGTCGCCCACGGGCAGGCGTACCTGTGCGGACGGCCGCTCGGAGAGATTCTCCGCGCGCTCGTCCCCGCCCTCACCCCGGAGAAGATCCAGGAGGCGCTCACCGCGCAGCCGGAGAAGGGCCTCCGGCTGGGCGAAATCCTGGTGGGCATGAAGGCGGTCACCGACGAGGACGTGGCGCGCGCGCTCGGCCACCAGCTGGACCTGCCCTACCTCCAGCGCATCTTCACGGAGGAGGTGGACGCGGACCTGGTCAAGCGCATCCCCATCAACTTCGCCCGCCAGACGAAGCTGCTGCCCCTGTCCATGGAGGGTGACGAGGTCATCCTCGCGGTGGCGGATCCGCTGGACACCGCGGCCCTGGACCACGCGCGGCTGCTGCTGGGCCAGAGCATCCAGCCCCGCATCGCGATGGCCTCCACCATCGTGGACGCCATCAACAGCGTGTACGACCGCTCGGTCAACGAGACGGCGGACCTCGTGGACGAGATGGAGACCACGGAGGACCTGGACTCGCTGGCGCACGAGCTGGAGGAGCCCAAGGACCTGCTGGACGCGGACGACGAGGCCCCGGTCATCCGGCTGGTCAACTCCGTGCTCTTCCGCGCCGCCAAGGAGCGCGCGAGCGACATCCACATCGAGCCCATGGAGCGCGAGCTCCTGGTGCGCTTCCGCATCGACGGCGTGCTCCAGGAGGTCATCAAGCCTCCCAAGCGCTACCAGAACTCCATCATCGCGCGCGTGAAGGTGATGGGGCAGCTCAACATCGCGGAGAAGCGCCTGCCGCAGGACGGCCGCATCCGCATCAAGCTGGCCGGCCGCGACATCGACATCCGTCTGTCCACCACGCCCACGTCCTTCGGCGAGCGCATCGTCATGCGTCTCTTGGACAAGACGGCGACGCTACTGGACCTGGCGGAAATTGGCATGAGCCAGCAGGTGCTGGAGTCCATGCAGTCCGTCATCAAGCGCTCGCACGGCATCGTGCTGGTGACGGGGCCCACGGGCTCCGGCAAGACGACGACGCTCTACGGCGCGCTCTCCAAGATCAACACCTCCGACCTGAACATCCTCACCGTCGAGGACCCGGTCGAATACCAGCTCAAGGGCATTGGCCAGATGGCCATCGCCCCGAAGATCGGCCTGACGTTCGCGCAAGGCCTGCGCTCCTTCCTGCGCCAGGACCCGGACGTCATCATGGTCGGTGAGATCCGCGACAAGGAGACGGCGGAGATCGCCATCCAGGCCTCGCTCACGGGCCACCTGGTGCTCTCCACCGTCCACACCAACGACGCGGCCGGCGCCGTCACCCGTCTGGTGGACATGGGCGTGCAGCCCTTCCTCGTGGCCTCGTCGCTCACCGGCATCCTCGCCCAGCGCCTCGTGCGCCGGGTGTGCCCGGACTGCCGCGCGCCCTACACGCCCACGGACGCGGACCTGAAGGAGCTGGGCTTCACGTTCAAGAGCTTCAAGGAGCGCTTCAACACCGACCGCATCTACAAGGCGGTGGGCTGCCCGTCGTGCAACCGCAACGGCTACCGCGGTCGCTCCGGCATCTACGAGTTCCTCTTCGTGGACGACGACGTGCGCCAGCTGGTGCTCAAGAACGTGGACGCGTCCACCATCAAGAAGTCCGCGCTCGCCAAGGGGATGATCACGCTCCTGGACGACGGCGTGCGGAAGATCGCCCTGGGCGAGACGACCATCGCCGAAGTGCTGAGCATCACGCAGGAGGACATCTAG
- the pilM gene encoding pilus assembly protein PilM: protein MARILGLDLGSHSVKGVVLDSGTKSHTTQAFAEVRRAQEGERPETLRAAVEALLQQMPEGHVDQVVIALPGPSLTTHTVSLPFSDAKRVEATLPFEVGSQLPFDISEVVYDYQVVGQKDTGGKDKAADLLVGVVRKEELQSLLALLTGLNLDPRVITHPALAYQNLFAQAPGLFESVGEGGSVAVVDIGHERTSVAIGRPGQGVEFARTFSGGGRDLTRALAAEFQTALPEAHQWKEAHGAMASAAQGPDAERAANAFVRGLQPVLRELRPSFKAFTARTRRQVTAVVLAGGTARMPGLAEQLSKDLNVPVRVLALPADAAGKIPASEAPSAAQAYALAMRGNAAGARAPRFNLRRGEFAFKGGYDYVKDRLGLLASFAVTLLLLLVAFGVVRNTVLARREAEVDAVLCKTTQRILGTCEQNYDRAINMLKGVESPAAALPSMSAVNLLAEITQRVPPEVPVRFDRIQVDLDRVMLQGETDSSKQIDTLSTALKGHRCFKDVKEGEVKKTRDGQKVTFRLDVQVQCPGETQGGET from the coding sequence ATGGCCCGCATTCTTGGCCTGGACCTCGGCAGCCACTCCGTGAAGGGGGTGGTGCTGGACTCCGGAACGAAAAGCCACACCACCCAGGCCTTCGCCGAGGTGCGCCGCGCGCAGGAAGGCGAGCGCCCGGAGACGCTGCGCGCCGCGGTGGAGGCGCTGCTCCAGCAGATGCCGGAGGGGCACGTGGATCAGGTCGTCATCGCCCTGCCCGGCCCGTCGCTCACCACGCATACGGTGAGCCTGCCCTTCTCCGACGCCAAGCGCGTGGAGGCGACGCTGCCCTTCGAGGTCGGCAGCCAGCTGCCGTTCGACATCTCGGAGGTCGTCTACGACTACCAGGTGGTCGGCCAGAAGGACACCGGCGGCAAGGACAAGGCGGCGGACCTGCTGGTGGGCGTGGTGCGCAAGGAGGAGCTCCAGTCGCTGCTGGCGCTGCTCACGGGGCTCAACCTGGACCCGCGCGTCATCACCCACCCGGCGCTCGCGTACCAGAACCTCTTCGCCCAGGCGCCCGGCCTCTTCGAGAGCGTGGGCGAGGGCGGCAGCGTGGCGGTGGTGGACATCGGCCATGAGCGCACGTCGGTGGCCATTGGCCGGCCGGGCCAGGGCGTGGAGTTCGCGCGCACCTTCTCCGGCGGCGGACGCGACCTGACGCGGGCGCTCGCCGCGGAGTTCCAGACGGCGCTGCCGGAAGCGCACCAGTGGAAGGAAGCGCACGGCGCCATGGCCAGCGCCGCGCAGGGCCCGGACGCCGAGCGCGCCGCGAACGCCTTCGTGCGCGGCCTGCAGCCGGTGCTGCGCGAACTGCGCCCGTCCTTCAAGGCCTTCACCGCGCGCACCCGGCGCCAGGTCACCGCGGTGGTGCTGGCGGGCGGCACGGCGCGGATGCCGGGCCTGGCGGAGCAGCTGTCCAAGGATTTGAACGTGCCGGTGCGCGTGCTGGCGCTGCCGGCGGACGCGGCCGGGAAGATCCCCGCCTCGGAGGCCCCCTCCGCGGCGCAGGCGTACGCGCTCGCGATGCGCGGCAACGCGGCCGGGGCCCGGGCGCCGCGCTTCAACCTGCGCCGGGGTGAGTTCGCCTTCAAGGGCGGCTACGACTACGTGAAGGACCGGCTGGGCCTCCTGGCGTCGTTCGCCGTGACGCTGCTGCTGCTGCTCGTCGCCTTCGGGGTGGTGCGCAACACGGTGCTGGCGCGGCGCGAGGCGGAGGTGGACGCGGTGCTGTGCAAGACGACCCAGCGCATCCTGGGCACGTGCGAACAGAACTACGACCGCGCCATCAACATGCTCAAGGGCGTGGAGAGCCCCGCCGCGGCGCTGCCCTCCATGTCGGCCGTGAACCTGCTGGCGGAGATCACCCAGCGGGTGCCCCCGGAGGTGCCGGTGCGGTTTGATCGCATCCAGGTGGACCTGGACCGGGTGATGCTCCAGGGAGAGACGGACAGCTCCAAGCAGATCGACACGCTCTCCACCGCCTTGAAGGGCCACCGGTGCTTCAAGGACGTGAAGGAGGGCGAGGTGAAGAAGACGCGGGACGGGCAGAAGGTGACCTTCCGCCTGGACGTGCAGGTGCAGTGCCCCGGCGAGACGCAGGGGGGGGAGACCTGA
- the gspF gene encoding type II secretion system inner membrane protein GspF has protein sequence MPVFEYRGLDSHGKQKKGLLEADSPKTLRSKLRADGIFLTDVLGQAEGSRAGVSKGANASLVARDVDLRKLAGGRVSTEDVAILTRQLATLLGAGVTIVDSLNALVDQAEKERLKRALSDIKQRVNEGSSLADAFSQHPKIFPSIYINMVRAGEASGALDTVLLRLADFTENQARLQQKIIGTMLYPAIMLLVGGAILVLLMVFVVPKVTKIFETMKATLPLNTRILIGASNFMQAWWFLVVPSIVAGFIFFMRWTKSPKGKPKWDRFTLKAPIVGSLVRLLAISRFARTLSTLLKSGVPMLAALDIVKAVMTNSVLADAVENARESIREGESIATPLKRSGQFPPLVYHMVAIGEKSGQLEDMLLSVADSYETQVNVRIGALTSLLEPMLIVVMGVMIAFVALSILMPILQVNTAIH, from the coding sequence ATGCCTGTCTTCGAATACAGAGGCCTCGACTCCCACGGCAAGCAGAAGAAGGGCTTGCTGGAGGCGGACTCGCCCAAGACGCTGCGCTCCAAGCTGCGCGCGGACGGCATCTTCCTGACCGACGTGCTCGGGCAGGCGGAGGGCAGCCGCGCGGGCGTGTCCAAGGGCGCCAACGCGTCGCTCGTGGCGCGCGACGTGGACCTGCGCAAGCTGGCCGGCGGCCGCGTCAGCACGGAGGACGTCGCCATCCTCACCCGGCAGCTCGCGACGCTGCTGGGCGCGGGCGTCACCATCGTGGACTCGCTCAACGCGCTGGTGGACCAGGCGGAGAAGGAGCGCTTGAAGCGCGCCCTGTCCGACATCAAGCAGCGCGTGAACGAAGGCTCGTCCCTGGCGGACGCCTTCAGCCAGCACCCGAAGATCTTCCCCAGCATCTACATCAACATGGTGCGCGCGGGTGAGGCCTCCGGCGCGCTGGACACGGTGCTGCTGCGGCTGGCGGACTTCACGGAGAACCAGGCGAGGCTCCAGCAGAAGATCATCGGCACCATGCTCTACCCCGCCATCATGCTGCTGGTGGGCGGCGCCATCCTGGTGCTGCTGATGGTGTTCGTCGTGCCGAAGGTGACGAAGATCTTCGAGACGATGAAGGCCACCCTGCCCCTGAACACGCGCATCCTCATTGGCGCGTCCAACTTCATGCAGGCGTGGTGGTTCCTGGTGGTTCCGTCCATCGTGGCGGGCTTCATCTTCTTCATGCGCTGGACGAAGAGCCCCAAGGGCAAGCCCAAGTGGGACCGCTTCACGCTCAAGGCCCCCATCGTCGGCAGCCTGGTGCGCCTGCTGGCCATCTCCCGCTTCGCGCGCACGCTGTCCACGCTGCTCAAGAGCGGCGTGCCCATGCTGGCCGCGCTGGACATCGTCAAGGCGGTGATGACGAACTCGGTGCTGGCGGACGCGGTGGAGAACGCCCGCGAGTCCATCCGCGAGGGCGAAAGCATCGCCACGCCCCTCAAGCGGTCCGGCCAGTTCCCGCCGCTCGTGTACCACATGGTCGCCATCGGTGAGAAATCCGGCCAGCTGGAGGACATGCTCCTCTCCGTGGCGGACTCCTACGAGACGCAGGTGAACGTGCGCATCGGCGCGCTCACCAGCCTCCTGGAGCCCATGCTCATCGTGGTGATGGGCGTGATGATTGCATTCGTGGCGCTCTCCATCCTGATGCCGATTCTGCAGGTGAACACGGCCATCCATTAG
- a CDS encoding type II secretion system protein GspG, translating into MTPEHTSSPTSAREARPVSGAPGQKARAPSPRLGRLLLLGVFTGATLLAFALVWATEDNTLTPTQRQAREQIRRLEGFFKAHHRLMGFFPTQEQGFTPLIDSKVLEGPPIDPWGNPYVYRMSGKTGAVLSLGSDGQPGGTGDAADLFSGGIVAQGVQP; encoded by the coding sequence ATGACTCCCGAGCACACTTCCTCACCGACGTCCGCGCGTGAGGCGCGTCCCGTTTCCGGCGCGCCCGGCCAGAAGGCCCGCGCCCCCTCCCCCCGCCTGGGCCGCCTGCTGCTGCTGGGCGTGTTCACCGGTGCCACCCTGCTCGCGTTCGCGCTGGTGTGGGCCACCGAGGACAACACCCTCACGCCCACGCAGCGCCAGGCGCGCGAGCAGATCCGCCGCCTGGAGGGCTTCTTCAAGGCCCACCACCGGCTGATGGGCTTCTTCCCCACCCAGGAGCAGGGCTTCACCCCGCTCATCGACTCCAAGGTGCTGGAGGGGCCGCCCATCGACCCATGGGGCAACCCGTACGTCTACCGGATGTCGGGCAAGACGGGCGCCGTGCTGTCGCTGGGCTCTGACGGCCAGCCCGGCGGCACCGGCGACGCCGCGGACCTCTTCAGCGGCGGCATCGTGGCACAGGGGGTGCAGCCTTGA
- a CDS encoding type IV pilus modification PilV family protein has translation MRLPTPGRGGFTLLETMVAMAILSVALMAIFDLNAGAVSNHVYTKRLTVASLLARSKMTDLEQTLYDDGFDVDDDEQSGDFSDEGWPQFKWRARIIAPKTDGVTPDQLIGAIFNLPMGGGGDSGDPLGGLAGLFGGAGGGDKGGGSGTTTASPLGGAAMGMAQPMFTQMVDQLTKAVREVHLTVYWKEGTQVESVDVVTHVVSLGPGGDRNGGFTPNAAGGGTAGARDQWVDATGRVVDNPIPGPNGGMLDPNTRQPLRNRQQVLDELNRGGGQQPGTGGINPRAPGGGIFGGGRGGFPNLPLPGRGPIR, from the coding sequence ATGAGACTTCCGACTCCGGGACGCGGCGGCTTCACGCTGCTGGAGACGATGGTCGCCATGGCCATCCTCAGCGTGGCGCTGATGGCCATCTTCGACCTCAACGCGGGCGCGGTCTCCAACCACGTCTACACCAAGCGGCTCACCGTCGCGTCGCTGCTGGCCCGCTCGAAGATGACGGACCTGGAGCAGACGCTCTACGACGACGGCTTCGACGTCGACGACGACGAGCAGTCCGGCGACTTCTCCGACGAGGGCTGGCCCCAGTTCAAGTGGCGCGCGCGCATCATCGCGCCCAAGACGGACGGCGTGACGCCGGACCAGCTCATCGGCGCCATCTTCAACCTGCCCATGGGCGGCGGCGGCGACAGCGGCGACCCGCTGGGCGGGCTCGCGGGCCTGTTCGGCGGCGCGGGCGGGGGTGACAAGGGCGGCGGCTCAGGCACCACCACGGCCAGCCCGCTGGGCGGGGCCGCGATGGGCATGGCGCAGCCCATGTTCACGCAGATGGTGGATCAGCTCACCAAGGCCGTGCGCGAGGTGCACCTCACCGTGTACTGGAAGGAAGGCACCCAGGTGGAGAGCGTGGACGTGGTGACGCACGTGGTGTCGCTGGGGCCCGGCGGCGACCGCAACGGCGGCTTCACGCCCAACGCGGCGGGCGGCGGCACGGCGGGCGCCCGGGACCAGTGGGTGGACGCCACCGGCCGCGTGGTGGACAACCCCATCCCCGGCCCCAACGGCGGCATGTTGGATCCGAACACGCGCCAGCCGCTGCGCAACCGCCAGCAGGTGCTGGATGAACTCAACCGGGGCGGCGGTCAGCAGCCGGGCACGGGCGGCATCAACCCGCGCGCGCCGGGCGGCGGCATCTTCGGCGGCGGACGCGGGGGCTTCCCCAACCTGCCGCTGCCGGGACGGGGGCCCATCCGATGA
- the gspG gene encoding type II secretion system major pseudopilin GspG yields MTTTNAKKQQRRKNRGMTLIEIMVVITILGLIAAAVGVAVIPKLEEAKQDTARLDIRNIQSAMKLYYTKKGSYPDTATGLKALVDTQNLERMPTDPWGKEYVYMNEGGKPVITSYGADGNPGGEGSDADISSKDSAAKP; encoded by the coding sequence ATGACGACGACGAACGCGAAGAAGCAGCAGCGCCGCAAGAACCGCGGCATGACCCTCATCGAGATCATGGTGGTCATCACCATCCTCGGGCTCATCGCGGCGGCGGTGGGCGTGGCCGTCATTCCGAAGCTGGAAGAGGCCAAGCAGGACACCGCGCGCCTGGACATCCGCAACATCCAGAGCGCGATGAAGCTCTACTACACGAAGAAGGGCTCCTACCCGGACACGGCCACGGGCCTCAAGGCGCTGGTGGACACCCAGAACCTGGAGCGCATGCCCACGGACCCCTGGGGCAAGGAGTACGTGTACATGAACGAGGGCGGCAAGCCGGTCATCACCAGCTACGGCGCCGACGGCAACCCGGGCGGCGAGGGCTCCGACGCCGACATCTCCTCCAAGGACTCGGCGGCCAAGCCGTAG
- the gspM gene encoding type II secretion system protein GspM: MGKLKEVFAPLQTWFERLSDRERKLVGIAGAGVTVFILFILLFSFATSASAYRRRTQDKLAKLQEVQALAASYGVAQQERQAVEQQLTSSNVRLITYIEDKATAAGLTVPNMSPKGDVGVGDGKIIESSVELTFTDVDLRKLTDFLRTVETGPGIVKVKYLRVEPRPATDTLTAWTTVATYRMKQ; this comes from the coding sequence ATGGGAAAGCTCAAGGAAGTCTTCGCGCCCCTGCAGACGTGGTTCGAGCGGCTGAGCGACCGCGAGCGCAAGCTCGTGGGCATCGCGGGCGCGGGCGTGACGGTGTTCATCCTCTTCATCCTGCTCTTCAGCTTCGCCACCAGCGCGTCGGCCTACCGCCGGCGCACGCAGGACAAGCTGGCGAAGCTCCAGGAGGTGCAGGCGCTGGCGGCCAGCTACGGCGTCGCCCAGCAGGAGCGGCAGGCGGTGGAGCAGCAGCTCACCAGCAGCAACGTGCGGCTCATCACGTACATCGAGGACAAGGCCACGGCCGCGGGCCTCACCGTGCCGAACATGTCGCCCAAGGGTGACGTGGGCGTGGGCGACGGGAAGATCATCGAAAGCTCCGTGGAGCTGACGTTCACCGACGTGGACCTGCGCAAGCTGACGGACTTCCTGCGCACGGTGGAGACGGGCCCGGGCATCGTGAAGGTGAAGTACCTGCGCGTGGAGCCCCGCCCGGCCACGGACACCCTGACGGCGTGGACCACCGTCGCCACCTACCGGATGAAGCAATAG